The following proteins are co-located in the Pseudoalteromonas sp. N1230-9 genome:
- a CDS encoding tetratricopeptide repeat protein — translation MNNMVNVTPQNLQQVLGETSAEKLVLLTFYSAQNPECHQQAVILEKIAHEYGEHLLVATLDCDVEQALAAQLAQQIGLQALPTLVMLKDSAPVDMLPGAQTEQQIRDALAKHLPAQHELLLEQAKQALINQDLNNAFNYAKQAYELDPSHTRVKLVLADICIQIHKLEDAQALLDSVAENERDAYFTNIQAKCEQALAATDSPEIKALQAKVEKYPNDLEIKVELSNALNNAGRKEEALEVLFNVLKKDLNYADAKPSYLEIIASLPDGDALASKYRRKLYSILY, via the coding sequence ATGAATAATATGGTAAATGTTACTCCACAGAATTTACAGCAAGTACTGGGTGAGACCTCAGCCGAAAAATTAGTTTTACTAACTTTCTACTCTGCGCAAAACCCAGAGTGTCATCAGCAAGCTGTCATTTTAGAAAAAATCGCACATGAATACGGTGAGCATTTATTAGTAGCAACCTTAGACTGTGATGTTGAGCAGGCTCTTGCAGCGCAACTTGCACAGCAAATTGGTTTGCAAGCATTACCAACGCTTGTGATGTTAAAAGATTCAGCGCCTGTGGATATGTTACCGGGTGCTCAAACAGAGCAGCAAATTCGTGACGCGCTAGCCAAACATTTACCTGCCCAGCACGAGTTATTACTGGAGCAAGCTAAGCAAGCGTTAATTAATCAAGATTTAAATAATGCGTTTAATTATGCAAAGCAGGCTTATGAGCTTGATCCGAGCCATACGCGTGTAAAATTAGTATTAGCTGATATTTGTATTCAAATTCATAAATTAGAAGATGCACAAGCATTACTAGATTCAGTGGCAGAGAATGAACGTGATGCGTATTTCACAAATATTCAAGCAAAGTGTGAACAAGCATTAGCTGCAACAGACTCTCCAGAAATAAAAGCACTGCAAGCTAAAGTTGAAAAATACCCAAATGATTTAGAGATAAAAGTAGAGCTAAGCAATGCGCTCAATAACGCGGGTCGTAAAGAAGAAGCTTTAGAGGTGTTATTTAATGTGCTTAAAAAAGATCTTAACTACGCGGATGCAAAACCAAGCTATCTAGAAATCATTGCCTCTTTACCTGATGGCGATGCATTGGCGTCTAAGTATCGTCGTAAACTATATAGTATCTTGTACTAA
- a CDS encoding FKBP-type peptidyl-prolyl cis-trans isomerase — MSRKKTTKSKGSSGLNRKNSEAFIAKFSSHPDTHLCPSGLMYKVIDDVEGERITEFDTVVINQRIMLADGSVIADSYKAGMPEVFALSEAIEGLREGLLLMNIGSRYEFVIPPELAWGKKGNGGKIGANAVLHFDVRLMRLA; from the coding sequence GTGTCTCGCAAGAAAACAACCAAGTCAAAAGGCTCTTCAGGTTTAAACCGTAAAAATAGTGAAGCATTCATCGCTAAATTCTCATCTCACCCAGATACGCATCTGTGCCCGTCGGGTTTAATGTATAAAGTGATTGATGATGTTGAGGGAGAACGCATAACAGAGTTTGATACTGTGGTTATTAACCAACGTATTATGCTCGCTGATGGCAGTGTCATTGCCGACAGTTATAAAGCGGGTATGCCTGAGGTGTTCGCTTTATCTGAAGCAATCGAAGGGTTAAGAGAGGGGTTATTATTAATGAATATCGGTTCTCGTTATGAATTTGTGATCCCCCCAGAACTTGCTTGGGGTAAAAAAGGTAACGGTGGCAAAATTGGCGCAAATGCAGTGCTACATTTTGACGTTCGTTTAATGCGTTTAGCTTAA
- a CDS encoding histidine phosphatase family protein: MDAFTSRVYFLRHGEIATPGILAGQIDVELSEFGLKQMRQASAELINLNAIYSSPLKRCSVHADYLANQHSLHVQYNNALKEFNFGDWDGQDYQQLWQQTSKPHIGDFWQHPWQVKVPNGEFMADFYARVEAWWQTFLQSLCESKHEQSLVISHAGVIKQILAIVCQMPKQSATHLNVFHLPYAGLITLDVYIDEQGQAWPKIVF, translated from the coding sequence ATGGACGCATTTACTTCACGAGTTTACTTTCTTCGCCATGGCGAAATCGCTACGCCAGGCATTCTTGCTGGGCAAATCGATGTTGAATTATCGGAGTTTGGTCTTAAGCAAATGCGCCAAGCTTCTGCCGAGCTCATAAATTTAAATGCCATATATAGCTCTCCGCTCAAGCGTTGCTCAGTCCACGCTGATTATTTAGCAAATCAACACTCACTGCATGTACAGTACAATAACGCGCTGAAAGAGTTTAATTTTGGTGATTGGGACGGCCAAGATTACCAACAGCTTTGGCAGCAAACCAGTAAACCTCATATCGGTGATTTTTGGCAGCACCCTTGGCAAGTAAAAGTACCCAATGGTGAATTTATGGCAGACTTTTACGCTCGGGTAGAGGCATGGTGGCAAACGTTTTTACAATCATTGTGCGAATCTAAGCATGAACAGTCATTGGTAATTAGCCATGCTGGTGTGATTAAACAAATTCTCGCTATTGTTTGTCAGATGCCAAAACAATCAGCTACGCATTTAAATGTTTTCCATCTCCCTTATGCAGGGCTAATTACACTCGATGTATATATAGATGAACAAGGGCAAGCTTGGCCGAAAATTGTTTTTTAG
- a CDS encoding ABC transporter ATP-binding protein, translating to MQQNSHSAAPLISVSDLSWGTANKTILKSINLELKAGQFIGLLGPNGAGKSSLLRCLYRYLKPQQGAVLLSGQDIWQISADEYAKQVAVVLQESPSQFNLSLFDVVSLGLTPHKRLFSGTSANDKQRIYQAIEQVGLSHHSEQAFDSLSGGEKQRALIARSIVQQPKLLIMDEPTSHLDVKYQIQIMELAKSLDVTVLASFHDLNLAASLCDELLVIDEGRLVCQGQPKAVLTEQLLSDVFGVCAAVSAHPQSSTDKFIPHITYFYGYQTQEHQHD from the coding sequence TTGCAACAAAATAGCCATAGCGCTGCACCATTAATATCAGTGTCTGATTTAAGTTGGGGTACTGCGAATAAAACCATACTTAAATCAATTAACCTTGAGTTAAAAGCAGGGCAATTTATAGGTTTACTCGGCCCTAATGGGGCTGGTAAATCAAGTCTGCTACGTTGTCTTTATCGTTACTTGAAACCTCAGCAAGGGGCTGTGCTACTAAGCGGTCAAGATATCTGGCAAATCAGTGCTGATGAATATGCAAAGCAGGTTGCTGTGGTTTTACAAGAGTCTCCATCGCAGTTTAATTTGTCTTTATTCGATGTGGTGAGTTTAGGCTTAACACCTCATAAGCGACTTTTTAGCGGCACGTCTGCCAATGATAAGCAACGAATATATCAAGCGATTGAGCAGGTTGGTTTGTCTCATCACAGTGAACAAGCATTTGATTCGCTCTCAGGTGGCGAAAAGCAAAGAGCACTCATTGCGCGCTCTATTGTACAGCAGCCTAAGTTGCTCATCATGGATGAGCCAACCAGCCATCTTGATGTTAAATACCAAATTCAAATAATGGAATTAGCTAAGTCCCTCGATGTAACTGTGCTTGCCTCTTTCCATGATCTAAATCTCGCAGCGAGTTTATGTGATGAGCTACTGGTGATTGATGAAGGTCGCTTGGTTTGTCAGGGGCAACCAAAAGCGGTGCTAACAGAGCAGCTGTTGAGCGATGTATTTGGCGTCTGTGCAGCGGTATCTGCTCATCCTCAATCAAGCACTGATAAGTTTATTCCGCATATAACTTATTTCTATGGTTATCAGACACAGGAGCATCAACATGACTGA
- a CDS encoding FecCD family ABC transporter permease, translating to MTDVMRFSICVVVGLISCFLALSFGAANTPLSEVFNGLFSQGSDEFVQRIIWQLRMPRTVLAFLAGSGLALAGLILQTVTRNPLADPYLFGISSGASFGVVCFIALTGVSFGFSMSIAAFAGSLLSMLLLIAIAGRRHVGQVEAMLLAGVALSFLFSALTSLLLYFSDPQAITAILFWTMGSFSRAQWDTLWLPFTVIIACMTLMIAFRRQLNAMLLGDESAATLGIHVQRFRIMMLLLSSLITAVLVAMCGGVGFVGLMIPHIVRYFSPQGSSHNLVMTSLVGGIFMVWVDVLCRTLLNNQELPVGVITAAIGSVFFLFLLYFRKQSR from the coding sequence ATGACTGATGTAATGCGTTTTAGTATATGTGTTGTCGTTGGACTTATTAGTTGTTTTTTAGCACTGAGCTTTGGTGCTGCAAATACACCGCTGAGTGAGGTTTTCAATGGCCTGTTTAGCCAAGGTAGCGATGAATTTGTGCAGCGCATTATTTGGCAGTTGCGTATGCCAAGAACAGTGCTGGCATTTTTAGCGGGATCTGGACTGGCTCTTGCGGGATTAATTTTGCAGACCGTAACCCGAAACCCGCTTGCTGATCCTTACTTGTTTGGTATTTCTTCAGGGGCTTCATTCGGTGTGGTGTGCTTTATAGCCCTAACAGGTGTGAGTTTTGGCTTTAGTATGTCTATCGCAGCATTTGCTGGAAGCTTACTTTCTATGCTGTTGCTTATTGCTATTGCAGGGCGTCGCCATGTTGGCCAAGTTGAAGCTATGTTACTTGCTGGTGTTGCTTTATCTTTCTTATTTAGTGCTTTGACTAGTTTGTTGCTTTATTTTAGCGATCCTCAAGCCATAACCGCTATTTTATTTTGGACGATGGGCAGTTTTTCTCGTGCCCAGTGGGACACTCTTTGGCTGCCATTTACCGTTATTATTGCCTGCATGACTTTGATGATTGCATTTCGTCGTCAGCTTAATGCAATGCTGCTTGGTGATGAAAGTGCTGCGACCTTGGGGATTCATGTGCAACGCTTTCGGATCATGATGCTGCTGCTAAGTTCATTAATTACAGCAGTGCTTGTTGCTATGTGTGGGGGCGTTGGTTTTGTCGGCCTGATGATCCCACATATTGTGCGCTACTTTTCACCACAAGGCAGCAGCCATAACTTAGTTATGACATCCTTGGTCGGTGGCATTTTTATGGTGTGGGTAGATGTGTTGTGCCGAACCCTACTGAATAACCAAGAACTACCCGTAGGTGTGATCACAGCCGCTATCGGTAGCGTGTTCTTTTTATTCTTACTTTATTTTCGTAAACAGAGCAGGTAG
- the cobT gene encoding nicotinate-nucleotide--dimethylbenzimidazole phosphoribosyltransferase, with the protein MFNITPINQQFSAVIQQKIDLKTKPLGALGQLESCAKQLTLIFSKQLDSEQALVAFKPVISNPSLVVFAGDHGVASQGVSIAPSSVTSQMVANFAAGGAAINVFCRQLGWQLEVVDAGTLSTSHNKSVHNQRLGEITAPLNTEMAMSISQVEKGFALAKQRVHSLYEQGCNTIAFGEMGIGNTTSAAALMAALLSLPASQCVGKGTGVSDEVVAKKIKVVEQALQLHKAHFSDPLMTLAALGGFEIVQITGAILAAAELGIAVIVDGFICSAAALVATRINANARDYMLFAHASDEQGHKAMLNALHASPLLQLDLRLGEGTGAALTLPLLQASLAFYNDMASFADANVEQVV; encoded by the coding sequence ATGTTTAATATCACGCCTATTAATCAGCAATTTTCAGCTGTAATTCAACAAAAAATAGACCTTAAAACAAAGCCGCTAGGCGCTTTGGGTCAGCTTGAAAGTTGTGCTAAACAATTAACGCTTATTTTTTCAAAGCAACTTGATAGTGAGCAGGCGCTAGTTGCCTTTAAACCGGTTATTTCAAACCCTTCTCTAGTTGTATTTGCAGGTGATCATGGTGTGGCAAGCCAAGGTGTGTCGATTGCTCCTAGCAGCGTTACATCGCAAATGGTGGCAAACTTTGCAGCTGGAGGTGCAGCGATTAATGTATTTTGTCGCCAGCTTGGTTGGCAGCTGGAAGTTGTTGATGCCGGAACACTCAGTACTTCACACAATAAAAGTGTGCATAACCAGCGTTTAGGTGAAATCACTGCACCACTGAATACTGAAATGGCCATGTCAATTAGCCAAGTTGAAAAAGGGTTTGCATTAGCAAAGCAGCGAGTTCATTCACTCTATGAGCAAGGTTGTAATACCATCGCCTTTGGTGAGATGGGTATTGGCAATACCACAAGTGCTGCGGCATTAATGGCTGCCTTGTTGTCGTTACCTGCCAGCCAATGTGTTGGTAAAGGTACAGGTGTGAGTGACGAGGTTGTTGCTAAAAAAATCAAGGTTGTCGAGCAAGCCCTTCAATTACATAAAGCTCATTTTAGCGACCCACTAATGACACTCGCTGCATTAGGCGGTTTTGAAATTGTACAGATCACCGGTGCCATTTTAGCTGCTGCGGAGCTTGGTATAGCGGTGATTGTGGATGGCTTTATTTGTAGCGCAGCGGCGCTTGTTGCAACTCGCATTAATGCAAACGCTCGCGATTACATGTTATTTGCTCATGCCTCAGATGAGCAAGGGCATAAAGCAATGCTCAATGCCTTGCACGCATCGCCTTTATTGCAGCTTGATTTACGTTTAGGAGAGGGCACTGGGGCGGCGCTTACCTTACCTTTACTGCAAGCATCTTTGGCGTTTTACAATGATATGGCAAGTTTTGCCGATGCCAATGTTGAGCAAGTAGTTTGA
- a CDS encoding adenosylcobinamide-GDP ribazoletransferase → MSVEQQTSNTTPSQLQLFLLALSFLTRIPVKLNFEVSSKALNQASRYFALVGVLLGVLLALSFLLISWLFPAAIAVALVMAFSLVITGAFHEDGLADVWDGFGGGWQVVDKLSIMKDSRLGTYGAAALVMALLIKYQTLVALSEVTSTLIIALVLGQSLSRVVATSLIADMDYVSQDATSKVKPIAMHLSTQSYQILLATGGAVLAIAWLFFGFTLGQIFIIVSVLFVTRLLLKRWFEKQLSGYTGDCLGAAQQVSELVTYLCLVSLL, encoded by the coding sequence ATGAGCGTTGAACAACAGACTTCAAACACAACCCCAAGTCAGCTTCAGCTATTTTTGCTGGCGCTTAGTTTTTTAACGCGTATACCTGTTAAATTAAACTTTGAGGTATCGAGTAAGGCACTCAATCAGGCCAGCCGTTATTTTGCATTGGTCGGGGTGTTATTAGGTGTACTTTTAGCGCTCAGCTTTTTGCTGATAAGTTGGTTATTCCCCGCAGCCATTGCAGTCGCGTTAGTTATGGCGTTTAGCTTGGTAATCACAGGGGCATTTCATGAAGATGGCCTTGCTGATGTCTGGGATGGCTTTGGTGGTGGTTGGCAGGTTGTAGATAAGCTGAGCATTATGAAAGATAGTCGCTTAGGTACCTATGGTGCTGCGGCGTTAGTAATGGCTTTATTAATTAAGTACCAAACTCTCGTTGCACTTAGCGAAGTAACCAGTACGCTGATTATTGCACTTGTTTTAGGGCAAAGCTTAAGCCGGGTTGTAGCAACAAGTTTAATTGCAGACATGGACTATGTAAGTCAGGACGCCACATCTAAAGTAAAACCAATTGCGATGCATTTAAGCACGCAAAGTTATCAAATACTGCTAGCAACTGGCGGTGCGGTGTTAGCAATTGCATGGTTGTTTTTTGGCTTCACTTTAGGGCAAATATTTATAATCGTCAGTGTACTTTTTGTTACTCGATTACTATTAAAGCGCTGGTTTGAAAAACAGTTATCTGGCTATACCGGTGATTGCTTGGGGGCTGCCCAGCAAGTATCTGAGCTTGTTACCTACCTTTGCTTGGTGAGTCTATTATGA
- the cobU gene encoding bifunctional adenosylcobinamide kinase/adenosylcobinamide-phosphate guanylyltransferase, whose translation MSQQHTLILGGARSGKSRFAEQLATNSNKPLIYIVTANAGDEEMAARINRHQAERAKHWQLVEEPLYLAKALQQHSQAGNCILVDCLTLWLSNCLCQHGEAFWLKQKAALLDVQEKLPGEVIFVSNEVGHGIVPLGELSRQFVDHSGWLHQALAQQVARVEFVIAGLAQTLKREQ comes from the coding sequence ATGAGCCAACAACATACTTTAATTTTAGGTGGTGCTCGCAGCGGTAAAAGCCGTTTTGCTGAGCAGCTGGCAACAAATTCAAACAAGCCGCTTATCTACATTGTCACAGCAAATGCTGGTGATGAGGAAATGGCTGCCCGAATTAATAGGCATCAAGCAGAACGCGCTAAGCATTGGCAACTTGTCGAAGAGCCTTTGTATTTGGCTAAAGCACTACAGCAACACAGCCAAGCTGGAAACTGTATTTTAGTGGATTGTTTAACCCTTTGGTTGAGTAATTGCCTATGCCAGCATGGTGAAGCATTTTGGCTTAAGCAAAAAGCGGCCTTACTCGATGTGCAAGAAAAATTGCCGGGTGAGGTGATTTTTGTCAGCAATGAAGTGGGTCATGGTATTGTGCCGCTCGGTGAATTAAGCCGTCAGTTTGTTGATCATTCAGGCTGGTTGCATCAAGCCTTAGCACAGCAAGTTGCACGTGTTGAGTTTGTGATTGCAGGTCTTGCACAAACCTTAAAAAGAGAACAATGA
- a CDS encoding cobyric acid synthase translates to MKTLMVQGTTSDAGKSTLVAALCRIFAERGIKVAPFKPQNMALNSAVTTDGGEIGRAQALQAVAAKVPAEVDFNPILLKPNSDTGAQVIVHGKALSNMEAGSYHDYKKVAMDAVLTSQQRLSERFELLVVEGAGSPAEINLRENDIANMGYAEAVDCPVIIIADIDKGGVFAHLVGTLALLSESEQARVKGFVINRFRGDIALLQGGLDWLEQYTNKPVLGVLPYLHDLALDAEDAVAITNLVDKPQLRIAVLLLPHISNHTDFDALRLQPEIDLQYVRHTQAIPSVDLIIIPGSKNVLGDLAFLKNEGWHKQITRHLRYGGKVLGVCGGLQMLGNYLADPHAVESNLGCADGLGLADFETQLGQQKVLSQVSGILHLNNSDKAISGYEIHAGISQGPAFEKPFLSFSNHPSGFKVDGFISDDNQVAGTYLHGLFDTPEGVSELITWLAPNSQIKPIDINLNREQQLSRLANVVAENLDIEQIINIYENFNLEA, encoded by the coding sequence ATGAAAACATTAATGGTGCAAGGCACGACCTCAGATGCAGGTAAAAGTACCCTTGTAGCAGCACTTTGCCGGATCTTTGCTGAGCGAGGCATAAAGGTTGCGCCCTTTAAGCCACAGAATATGGCATTAAATAGCGCCGTAACCACAGATGGTGGCGAGATAGGTCGCGCACAAGCTTTGCAAGCTGTGGCGGCAAAAGTGCCCGCAGAAGTCGATTTTAACCCTATCTTATTAAAACCTAACAGCGATACTGGGGCGCAGGTAATCGTTCATGGTAAAGCGCTTTCGAATATGGAAGCGGGCAGTTATCACGACTACAAAAAAGTGGCGATGGATGCGGTCCTTACTTCGCAGCAGCGCTTAAGTGAGCGTTTTGAATTACTGGTTGTTGAAGGAGCAGGGAGCCCTGCAGAAATTAACTTGCGCGAAAACGACATTGCCAATATGGGTTACGCCGAGGCAGTTGATTGCCCGGTGATCATTATTGCCGATATCGACAAAGGCGGTGTGTTTGCTCATTTAGTCGGAACGTTAGCGTTATTGTCAGAATCAGAGCAAGCGCGAGTAAAAGGCTTTGTGATTAACCGTTTTCGGGGTGATATTGCGTTATTGCAAGGTGGCCTTGACTGGTTAGAACAATACACCAATAAGCCGGTACTTGGGGTATTACCTTATTTACATGACTTAGCACTAGATGCTGAAGATGCCGTTGCTATAACTAATCTGGTCGATAAACCGCAATTACGCATAGCAGTGCTACTACTTCCTCATATTAGTAATCACACAGACTTTGATGCGCTGCGATTACAACCCGAAATCGATTTACAGTATGTACGTCATACCCAAGCTATTCCAAGTGTTGATCTGATTATTATCCCTGGCAGTAAAAATGTACTTGGCGATTTAGCGTTTTTAAAAAATGAAGGTTGGCATAAACAAATAACACGTCATCTACGCTATGGCGGTAAAGTGCTCGGAGTATGCGGTGGGCTGCAGATGTTAGGTAACTACCTTGCTGATCCACATGCTGTGGAGTCTAATTTAGGCTGCGCAGATGGCCTAGGCCTTGCTGACTTTGAAACCCAATTAGGGCAACAAAAAGTACTAAGCCAAGTCTCTGGTATTCTTCATTTAAACAATAGCGATAAAGCAATTTCAGGTTATGAAATTCATGCCGGTATAAGCCAAGGGCCCGCATTTGAAAAGCCATTTTTAAGTTTTAGTAATCACCCAAGTGGATTTAAAGTAGATGGTTTTATTAGTGATGATAATCAAGTAGCAGGTACTTACTTACATGGCTTGTTCGATACCCCTGAAGGCGTATCTGAGCTAATAACTTGGCTTGCACCCAATAGCCAAATCAAGCCGATTGATATTAATTTAAACCGTGAACAGCAGTTAAGCCGTTTAGCAAACGTGGTAGCAGAGAATCTCGATATTGAACAAATCATCAATATTTATGAGAATTTCAATTTAGAGGCATAA
- the cobO gene encoding cob(I)yrinic acid a,c-diamide adenosyltransferase: MSEQNQDKHQQRQQKVKEKVDERIAAAQKEQGIFQVITGNGKGKSTSGFGTVARAVGHGMKAAVCQFIKGTWECGERNLLEKAGVEFVIMNTGFTWETQNKESDTAAAQVTWQEAKRMLKDESINLVMLDEITYMITYGYIDLDEVLEAVSSRPAMQSVIITGRGAHRKLIDLADTVSEVRNVKHAFDAGIKAQKGFDY, from the coding sequence ATGAGCGAACAGAATCAAGATAAGCACCAACAGCGCCAGCAAAAAGTAAAAGAAAAAGTCGATGAACGTATTGCTGCTGCGCAAAAAGAGCAAGGTATTTTTCAGGTTATTACTGGCAATGGTAAGGGCAAATCGACTTCAGGGTTTGGTACTGTCGCACGCGCTGTTGGTCACGGAATGAAAGCAGCTGTGTGTCAGTTTATTAAAGGGACTTGGGAGTGCGGTGAGCGTAACCTACTCGAAAAAGCGGGGGTTGAATTTGTTATTATGAACACCGGTTTTACTTGGGAAACACAAAACAAAGAGTCAGATACTGCTGCTGCACAAGTGACATGGCAAGAAGCGAAAAGAATGCTGAAGGATGAGTCGATTAACCTCGTTATGCTAGATGAAATAACCTATATGATCACTTACGGCTATATTGATTTAGACGAAGTGCTAGAAGCAGTTAGCTCTCGCCCTGCTATGCAATCGGTGATAATTACAGGTCGTGGTGCGCACCGTAAACTAATCGACTTGGCTGATACAGTCAGTGAAGTTAGAAACGTAAAACACGCTTTTGATGCAGGAATAAAAGCGCAAAAAGGGTTCGATTATTAA
- a CDS encoding cobalamin-binding protein: protein MKAIKFALLGVLFYLPTLAQAHEIKQPQRIVALAPHIVENLFAIGAGERIVGTVDYADFPQQANDIERVGGYYGINMEKLLSLKPDLVLAWKTGNKADDLAYIEKLGIPVAYSNPNQVDNVADELRKLGTLTHLQTKANKVAKEFEVKLSAIRAAQEGKTTVSVFYQLWPEPMMTVGGNTWINQLLTICHADNVFANSDTDYPRISIENVLVAEPEVIIIPDEKSKKPQPKIDWRQWPEMPAVQHNQFISVNADLLHRFTTRMLDGLTDMCGKIDVSRQQIQASK, encoded by the coding sequence ATGAAGGCCATCAAGTTTGCACTCTTAGGTGTTTTATTTTATTTACCAACATTGGCTCAAGCTCATGAAATTAAACAGCCACAGCGTATTGTTGCTTTAGCGCCGCATATCGTTGAAAACCTATTTGCGATTGGAGCAGGAGAGCGCATTGTTGGTACCGTTGACTATGCAGACTTTCCTCAGCAAGCGAATGATATCGAACGGGTAGGTGGCTATTACGGTATTAACATGGAAAAACTGTTGTCGTTAAAACCTGACCTTGTTTTGGCTTGGAAAACGGGCAACAAAGCCGACGATCTCGCTTACATTGAAAAATTAGGCATTCCGGTAGCGTACAGCAACCCAAATCAGGTTGATAATGTGGCTGATGAGCTGCGTAAACTAGGCACACTTACGCATTTGCAAACAAAGGCAAATAAAGTGGCTAAAGAGTTTGAAGTTAAGCTGAGTGCTATTCGTGCAGCCCAAGAGGGTAAAACGACTGTTTCGGTGTTTTATCAATTATGGCCTGAGCCGATGATGACAGTGGGTGGAAATACTTGGATCAATCAGCTATTAACTATTTGTCATGCGGATAATGTGTTTGCTAATAGCGATACAGACTACCCGCGCATTAGTATTGAAAACGTATTGGTAGCAGAGCCAGAAGTCATCATCATCCCAGATGAAAAATCGAAAAAGCCTCAGCCTAAAATTGATTGGCGACAATGGCCAGAAATGCCAGCGGTGCAGCATAACCAATTTATTAGTGTGAACGCAGATTTATTGCACCGTTTTACAACCCGTATGCTTGATGGTTTGACTGATATGTGTGGTAAAATAGACGTTTCTCGTCAGCAAATACAGGCTTCAAAATGA
- the ung gene encoding uracil-DNA glycosylase — translation MNDWQTFLDTELAKPYMQETLQYVADRRAAGVSVYPKDEQVFSAFDATPLSEIKVVILGQDPYHGEGQAHGLCFSVLPEVKKLPPSLKNMYKELATDIDGFEVPHHGYLQSWAEQGVFLLNTVLTVEQGLAHSHKHLGWEQFTDAVIALINQHCEGVVFILWGAYAQKKGKHIDTSRHHVIQGPHPSPLSAHRGFFGCQHFSKTNQLLSDQNKTPVNWSLPQIL, via the coding sequence ATGAATGATTGGCAAACATTTTTAGATACCGAGCTTGCTAAACCCTACATGCAAGAAACTCTTCAATATGTGGCCGATAGACGCGCAGCAGGCGTTAGCGTTTATCCAAAAGATGAACAGGTATTTTCAGCTTTTGATGCCACACCATTAAGTGAAATCAAAGTGGTTATTTTAGGTCAAGATCCTTACCACGGAGAAGGCCAAGCCCATGGTTTGTGCTTTTCGGTATTGCCTGAAGTTAAAAAGTTACCTCCTTCTTTGAAAAATATGTACAAAGAGTTGGCAACCGATATTGATGGTTTTGAAGTACCTCACCATGGCTATTTGCAAAGCTGGGCCGAGCAAGGTGTGTTTTTACTTAACACCGTACTGACGGTCGAGCAAGGGCTGGCTCATTCTCATAAGCACCTTGGCTGGGAGCAATTTACCGATGCAGTGATTGCGCTTATCAATCAACATTGTGAGGGGGTGGTGTTTATATTATGGGGCGCATATGCTCAGAAAAAAGGTAAACACATTGATACCTCGCGTCATCATGTGATTCAAGGTCCGCATCCATCACCGCTTTCTGCTCACCGTGGCTTTTTTGGTTGTCAGCACTTTTCAAAAACAAACCAGCTACTTAGCGATCAAAATAAAACGCCAGTAAATTGGTCTTTACCACAAATTCTATAA
- a CDS encoding DUF3545 family protein has product MDSLDDILEILEGPNKTRKTSTKNKKRKWREIEALKDKHRLRKELQELDYFTDSIAIDELDFL; this is encoded by the coding sequence ATGGATAGCCTAGACGATATTTTAGAAATATTAGAAGGTCCTAATAAAACAAGAAAGACCTCTACAAAAAATAAGAAGAGAAAATGGCGTGAAATCGAAGCGTTAAAAGATAAACATAGATTACGCAAAGAACTACAGGAGTTAGACTACTTTACAGATAGTATTGCTATTGATGAGCTAGACTTTTTGTAA